One genomic region from Rhizomicrobium palustre encodes:
- a CDS encoding EAL domain-containing protein, protein MVRILLLIIYALASATLGCLAGMVQGLSTGITAGAIVFLFMTQIHGAISRRREVKAHKKDIVGLKRASAAFAKAISETQARVDDVTKTMEARTSAQNKKIVSELQVLESLMKEFTHRISEKAKHEAGGRRAGPQADLAHVGEPEMLEMIRASLEENRVDLYLQPTVSLPQRKVRFYEALSRLRAENGSVIMPAQYIKIAAPAGLMSVVDNLLLFRCVQIVRRMMTRNRSIGVFCNISGDTLRDAEFFPQFLDYMQHNRDLGGQMVFEFSQEAVLKAGREGEANLKRLNSLGFALSMDNIKTLALDFGKLRQMGFSYIKVRADMLTKGMGAAGAAVAAEDFKNLLARHGLDLIAERVEDEKTVLQLLDYAVDFAQGYLFGEPRAVRGEMISAAEKPAASVIPLRKSA, encoded by the coding sequence ATGGTCCGGATTCTTCTCCTCATCATTTATGCCCTGGCGAGCGCCACGCTCGGTTGCCTGGCCGGGATGGTGCAGGGTCTGTCCACCGGCATCACCGCCGGTGCGATAGTCTTTTTGTTCATGACCCAGATTCATGGCGCGATCAGCCGCCGCCGTGAGGTGAAGGCGCATAAAAAAGATATCGTTGGGCTGAAACGTGCGAGCGCTGCTTTCGCCAAGGCCATCAGCGAAACCCAGGCACGGGTGGACGACGTCACCAAGACCATGGAAGCGCGCACCTCCGCCCAGAACAAGAAAATCGTTTCTGAACTTCAGGTGCTCGAAAGCCTGATGAAGGAATTCACCCATCGCATTTCGGAAAAAGCCAAGCATGAGGCAGGCGGACGACGCGCCGGCCCGCAGGCTGATCTTGCCCATGTCGGCGAGCCCGAAATGCTGGAAATGATCCGCGCCTCGCTCGAGGAAAACCGCGTTGATCTCTATCTGCAGCCGACCGTTTCATTGCCGCAGCGCAAAGTGCGTTTCTATGAAGCGCTGTCGCGTTTGCGTGCCGAGAACGGCTCGGTAATCATGCCCGCGCAATATATCAAGATCGCCGCGCCTGCCGGTCTGATGAGCGTGGTCGATAATCTTCTGCTCTTCCGCTGCGTGCAGATCGTGCGCCGGATGATGACCCGCAATCGTTCCATCGGCGTCTTCTGTAATATATCGGGCGACACACTGCGCGATGCGGAATTCTTCCCGCAATTCCTCGATTACATGCAGCATAACCGCGATCTCGGCGGCCAGATGGTGTTCGAATTCTCGCAAGAGGCCGTCTTGAAGGCGGGTCGCGAGGGCGAGGCCAATCTGAAGCGCCTTAACTCGCTCGGCTTCGCGCTTTCGATGGATAACATCAAGACGCTTGCGCTCGATTTCGGAAAGCTCCGCCAGATGGGCTTTTCCTACATCAAGGTGCGCGCTGATATGCTGACCAAGGGCATGGGCGCTGCTGGCGCCGCTGTCGCCGCAGAGGATTTCAAGAACCTTCTCGCCCGTCATGGCCTCGACCTCATCGCCGAGCGCGTTGAAGACGAAAAGACCGTGCTGCAGCTCCTCGATTACGCGGTGGATTTCGCGCAAGGCTATCTCTTCGGCGAACCGCGCGCGGTGCGCGGCGAAATGATCAGCGCCGCCGAAAAGCCCGCCGCCTCGGTCATCCCCTTGCGCAAGTCGGCTTAA
- a CDS encoding DUF3035 domain-containing protein gives MTIRMLRNAALLAAAAVALAGCDTIRNAAGMDKSAPDEFAVTTKAPLVIPPDFNLLPPRPGAVPTNQVEPTEAAEDALFGNDAATIAAQLPNTYSDSEKMLLANAKVQNTDPQIRQHLASDYKGMIATDDGFTKDILFWQKPKEDTTNAPLDADKEAKRLDSKRAGQPGAAPAAGAPAASGPAKPAEEKKEDKGWFDGWFDWF, from the coding sequence ATGACCATCCGTATGCTGCGCAATGCGGCGCTTTTGGCCGCTGCCGCCGTGGCCCTTGCCGGGTGCGATACGATTCGCAACGCCGCCGGCATGGACAAGAGCGCGCCGGACGAATTCGCCGTCACCACCAAGGCGCCGCTGGTGATCCCGCCGGACTTCAATCTTCTGCCGCCCCGCCCGGGTGCGGTGCCGACCAATCAGGTCGAGCCGACGGAAGCCGCTGAAGATGCGCTGTTCGGTAACGATGCGGCGACCATCGCGGCGCAGTTGCCGAACACTTATAGCGACAGCGAGAAGATGCTCCTCGCCAATGCCAAGGTGCAGAACACCGATCCGCAGATTCGCCAGCATCTGGCCTCGGATTACAAGGGCATGATCGCCACCGATGACGGCTTCACCAAGGACATCCTGTTCTGGCAGAAGCCCAAGGAAGACACGACCAACGCCCCGCTCGACGCGGATAAGGAAGCCAAGCGTCTGGATAGCAAGCGCGCCGGTCAGCCCGGCGCCGCGCCTGCAGCAGGCGCGCCTGCTGCTTCCGGCCCGGCCAAGCCTGCGGAAGAGAAGAAAGAAGACAAGGGCTGGTTTGACGGCTGGTTCGACTGGTTCTGA
- a CDS encoding threonine/serine exporter family protein, translating into MVIDLWHLAHQMFFGAIAAAGFGVLFNFGLRNLVWCAGTGALALGVRTLGQDAHLSLEASSFLAAVMASSTVSLLRGALGPRGNAVALAGCIPMVPGAFFSQALLGMLAVTTPHPENAAVIITATEYFLRVFFTLAAIGAGLAIPAQLFRNPDF; encoded by the coding sequence ATGGTCATCGATCTTTGGCATCTCGCCCATCAGATGTTCTTCGGCGCCATCGCGGCGGCGGGGTTCGGGGTGCTGTTCAATTTCGGCCTGCGCAATTTGGTCTGGTGCGCGGGGACGGGTGCTTTGGCGCTTGGGGTGCGCACCCTGGGCCAGGACGCCCATCTCAGCCTGGAAGCCTCCTCCTTTCTGGCGGCGGTGATGGCGAGTTCCACGGTAAGCCTGCTCCGGGGGGCCCTTGGGCCGCGGGGCAATGCGGTGGCGTTGGCAGGCTGTATCCCCATGGTGCCGGGCGCCTTTTTCAGCCAGGCCCTGCTCGGCATGCTGGCGGTCACGACGCCGCACCCGGAAAACGCGGCGGTGATTATCACTGCGACTGAGTATTTCTTGCGGGTATTCTTTACGTTAGCGGCAATTGGGGCAGGGTTAGCCATTCCGGCCCAGCTTTTCCGTAACCCGGATTTTTGA
- a CDS encoding threonine/serine exporter family protein, whose protein sequence is MSEDPVPLKHRELEKIAMTALRMARVLTECGARVRVAQQGAALVVRGLGVETVGIRTGYASQEITVRSGENTITRMMSMGPHGVNHRLDHAMRALAVRVSKGGMSVEEVEAEMDRLIKETPRHPIWLVAFAVGLACAAFGRLLGIDWLAFGPVLLGGGLGQGARMLLIRRGFNHYVVATVIAFMASFIGGFGARLCGSATVNLAMMAAILLLVPGIPVTNAQTDVMEGYPSMGSARAVTVLMVMIFATTGVLLAEGLLGLD, encoded by the coding sequence ATGAGCGAGGATCCCGTTCCGCTAAAGCACCGTGAGCTTGAAAAGATCGCCATGACCGCCCTGCGCATGGCCCGTGTTCTCACCGAATGCGGGGCGCGGGTGCGGGTGGCTCAACAGGGCGCCGCCCTGGTGGTGCGCGGGCTGGGTGTGGAGACCGTTGGCATTCGCACCGGCTATGCCTCGCAGGAAATCACTGTCAGGAGCGGCGAGAACACCATCACCCGCATGATGAGCATGGGGCCGCATGGGGTGAACCATCGCCTCGACCATGCCATGCGCGCACTGGCGGTGCGGGTCTCGAAGGGTGGTATGTCCGTCGAAGAGGTCGAGGCGGAGATGGACCGTCTGATCAAAGAAACCCCGCGCCATCCCATCTGGCTGGTGGCCTTCGCCGTGGGGCTTGCCTGTGCGGCCTTCGGGCGGCTGCTCGGGATCGATTGGCTGGCTTTTGGACCGGTCTTGCTCGGCGGCGGGCTCGGGCAGGGCGCTCGCATGCTGCTGATCCGGCGTGGCTTCAACCATTATGTCGTGGCGACGGTGATCGCTTTCATGGCGTCGTTCATAGGCGGTTTCGGAGCGCGGCTTTGCGGCAGTGCCACCGTTAACCTCGCCATGATGGCGGCGATCCTGCTTCTGGTCCCTGGCATCCCCGTCACCAATGCCCAAACCGATGTGATGGAGGGCTATCCCTCCATGGGCTCCGCGCGGGCGGTGACGGTTCTGATGGTGATGATCTTTGCCACCACCGGCGTCCTCCTCGCCGAAGGCCTGTTGGGGTTGGATTGA
- a CDS encoding bifunctional riboflavin kinase/FAD synthetase — protein sequence MRVFRHLADVAPEFQGAVVAIGNFDGVHLGHRALIRHAQQHAHALNVPCAVLCFEPSSREFFRPGSEPVRLTPFRGKAHRLAALGVDAMFALPFDAEMARQSAQEFVLGTLVEGLKAACVVVGADFRFGHGRAGDSSVLAYMGEMEGFSVDVLPTIMAGGEDKISSTLIRSLIKAGKPEAAARLLGRPFAIEGRVEHGDKRGRTLGFPTANMQLDGYIRPAFGIYAVRVGVYEEDQEVARYNGVANLGIRPMYKTEEPLLETFLFDFSGDLYGKHLSVELISYLRAEAKFASVDDLVAQMTRDKEQARAILG from the coding sequence ATGCGGGTATTCCGGCACCTCGCCGATGTGGCTCCAGAGTTTCAGGGTGCGGTTGTCGCCATCGGCAATTTCGATGGCGTCCATCTTGGTCATCGCGCGCTCATCCGGCATGCCCAGCAGCATGCACACGCCTTGAACGTGCCTTGCGCGGTGCTCTGTTTCGAGCCCTCTTCGCGTGAATTTTTCCGTCCCGGTTCCGAACCCGTGCGGCTGACACCGTTCCGCGGCAAGGCTCACCGCCTGGCGGCGCTGGGGGTGGATGCCATGTTCGCGCTGCCTTTCGATGCCGAGATGGCGCGTCAATCCGCTCAGGAATTCGTGCTGGGAACCTTGGTGGAGGGGCTGAAAGCTGCCTGTGTCGTGGTTGGCGCCGATTTCCGTTTCGGCCATGGCCGGGCCGGTGATTCGAGCGTCTTGGCTTATATGGGCGAGATGGAAGGCTTCTCCGTGGACGTTCTGCCGACCATCATGGCGGGCGGCGAAGACAAGATTTCCTCCACCCTGATCCGCAGTCTCATCAAGGCGGGCAAGCCCGAGGCCGCTGCGCGGCTTTTGGGGCGGCCCTTCGCGATCGAGGGGCGGGTGGAGCATGGCGACAAGCGGGGCCGCACCCTGGGATTTCCTACCGCCAATATGCAGCTCGATGGCTATATCCGCCCGGCGTTCGGGATTTATGCAGTTCGCGTAGGGGTTTACGAAGAGGATCAGGAGGTCGCTCGCTATAATGGGGTGGCTAATCTCGGCATAAGGCCGATGTACAAGACCGAAGAACCGCTGCTCGAGACCTTCCTTTTCGATTTCTCCGGTGACCTCTACGGCAAGCATCTCTCGGTAGAGTTGATTTCCTACCTCCGCGCCGAGGCGAAATTCGCCAGCGTCGACGATCTCGTCGCCCAAATGACCCGCGACAAAGAGCAGGCCAGGGCGATTCTGGGGTAG
- the lspA gene encoding signal peptidase II: MNKRDAGLLAAGATFVLDQASKMILLYGVGFMNAPRGYTIEVLPFFNLVMVWNPGISLGLFPASSVEGTMFLATFQMVAVGLLSWWLWFAKKPILAIGLGMVIGGALGNLIDRLVYSRVADFFHLHGFGYNFYVFNVADAAITFGVIGLLYDALTNPETPSGAGQKE; the protein is encoded by the coding sequence ATGAATAAGCGTGATGCCGGGCTTTTGGCCGCTGGGGCGACCTTTGTGCTCGACCAGGCTTCCAAGATGATCCTTTTATACGGGGTGGGCTTCATGAACGCCCCGCGCGGCTACACCATTGAGGTATTGCCGTTTTTTAATCTGGTCATGGTCTGGAATCCCGGCATCAGCCTTGGTTTGTTTCCGGCATCCAGTGTGGAAGGCACCATGTTTCTGGCGACCTTCCAGATGGTGGCGGTGGGTTTGCTCAGTTGGTGGCTTTGGTTCGCCAAGAAGCCGATCCTCGCGATCGGGCTTGGCATGGTGATCGGCGGGGCGCTTGGCAACCTGATCGACCGCCTGGTGTACTCACGTGTGGCGGACTTTTTTCACCTGCATGGCTTTGGCTATAATTTTTACGTTTTCAACGTTGCGGATGCAGCAATCACCTTCGGTGTTATCGGTTTGCTGTATGATGCTTTGACGAACCCCGAAACGCCCTCCGGCGCGGGACAGAAGGAGTAA
- the ileS gene encoding isoleucine--tRNA ligase — translation MSKDSDPSAKDYRATLFLPQTDFPMKAGLPQAEPKWLAKWASEDLYGRIRAAAKGRPLFILHDGPPYANGEIHSGTGLNKILKDFVIRSQTMMGKDAPYVPGWDCHGLPIEWKIEEKYRAEGKSKDSVPIDQLRKDCREFALKWIDVQRGQFKRLGIMGDWDHPYTTMAYKAEAVIAGELHKFLANGLLYRGFRPVMWSPVEKTALAEAEIEYHEKQSPTIYVKFPVVAGPETGASVVIWTTTPWTIPANRAISYSPTMDYAVYEVSEAGEGALAVVGEKLLLSDALAEQVASHSKIKITRVAAVDPSKITCAHPFRGKGYEFDVPLLAGDHVTADTGTGFVHTAPGHGEDDFEIVLEKLGKDYPNRNPDAFAVVTADGAFAPNVPLFAGKYILSRDGKKDGDANGAVIKELIADGKLLSKGTLRHSYPHSWRSKAPVIFRATPQWFAAMDQEFEGSNGKTLRQLAMQGIADTKFYPAAGANRIGSMVEGRPDWVLSRQRAWGVPLAIFVEKATGKLLNDPTVNARIIEAFKAEGADAWFNSPASRFLGEGKNPDDYEQVKDILDVWFDSGSTHVFTVEEPIEPSWFQKDFADLYLEGSDQHRGWFQSSLLEGCGTKGHPPYKAVLTHGFVLDEKGYKMSKSLGNTVLPQTIADQNGADILRLWAASSDFTQDLRIGGEIIKANVESYRRLRNTIRFMLANLAGFAEEERIAVSEMPELERYILAKLAELDALVKEGYAEYDFNRVFNAIFNFCTNELSALYFDIRKDALYCDKATSVRRRACRTVTDEVFRRIVTWLAPVLVFTMEEAWTLRYPNESVHLQTFTDVPEGWAAPALIEKWTRIRALRRVVTGALEVARRDKVIGASLEAAPVLYVSDEADVDLLKGLDLAEIAITSGAHVSQQEPPADAFRLAEVAGVAVAFHHAQGDKCARCWMVLPDVGKNADHPDLCGRCSGAVG, via the coding sequence ATGTCCAAAGATTCCGATCCCAGCGCGAAAGACTATCGCGCCACGCTGTTCCTGCCTCAGACCGATTTCCCGATGAAGGCCGGGCTTCCCCAGGCTGAGCCCAAATGGCTCGCCAAATGGGCCTCTGAAGACCTTTATGGCCGCATCCGCGCCGCCGCCAAGGGGCGCCCGCTTTTCATCCTGCATGATGGCCCGCCGTATGCGAATGGCGAGATCCATTCCGGCACCGGCCTCAACAAGATCCTGAAGGATTTCGTAATCCGCTCGCAGACCATGATGGGCAAGGACGCGCCTTACGTTCCGGGTTGGGACTGCCATGGCCTGCCGATCGAATGGAAGATCGAGGAAAAGTACCGCGCCGAAGGCAAGTCGAAAGACAGCGTGCCGATCGATCAGCTGCGCAAGGATTGCCGCGAATTCGCGCTGAAATGGATCGATGTACAGCGCGGCCAGTTCAAGCGCCTCGGCATCATGGGCGATTGGGATCATCCCTACACCACCATGGCTTACAAGGCCGAAGCGGTGATCGCGGGCGAGCTGCACAAGTTCCTCGCCAATGGTCTGCTCTATCGCGGCTTCCGCCCTGTGATGTGGTCGCCGGTGGAAAAGACCGCTCTGGCCGAAGCCGAGATCGAATACCACGAGAAGCAATCGCCCACGATCTATGTGAAATTCCCGGTGGTCGCTGGTCCCGAGACCGGCGCGTCGGTGGTGATCTGGACGACCACGCCTTGGACCATCCCGGCCAACCGCGCCATCTCCTATTCGCCGACCATGGACTATGCCGTCTATGAGGTGAGCGAAGCGGGCGAGGGCGCCTTGGCTGTGGTTGGCGAGAAGTTGCTTCTCTCCGATGCGCTGGCCGAACAGGTGGCGAGCCATTCCAAGATCAAGATCACGCGCGTTGCAGCGGTTGATCCTTCCAAGATCACTTGCGCCCATCCCTTCCGCGGCAAGGGCTATGAGTTCGATGTGCCGCTGCTCGCGGGCGATCACGTCACCGCCGATACCGGTACGGGTTTTGTCCATACTGCGCCGGGCCATGGTGAAGACGACTTTGAGATCGTGCTGGAAAAGCTCGGCAAGGATTATCCCAACCGCAATCCCGATGCCTTCGCGGTCGTTACCGCCGATGGCGCCTTCGCGCCGAATGTGCCGCTCTTCGCGGGCAAATACATTCTCTCGCGCGATGGCAAGAAGGATGGTGACGCCAATGGCGCGGTGATCAAGGAATTGATCGCCGACGGCAAGCTTCTGTCGAAAGGCACGCTGCGCCACTCCTATCCCCATTCCTGGCGTTCGAAAGCGCCGGTGATCTTCCGCGCTACGCCGCAATGGTTCGCCGCGATGGATCAGGAATTCGAAGGCTCGAATGGCAAGACGCTGCGCCAGCTCGCCATGCAGGGCATTGCGGATACGAAATTCTATCCCGCCGCGGGTGCCAACCGCATCGGCTCGATGGTCGAAGGCCGCCCCGATTGGGTGCTGTCGCGCCAGCGCGCTTGGGGCGTTCCGCTCGCCATCTTTGTCGAGAAGGCGACCGGCAAGCTGCTCAACGATCCGACCGTGAACGCGCGCATCATCGAAGCCTTCAAGGCTGAGGGTGCGGATGCCTGGTTCAATTCGCCCGCCTCGCGCTTCTTGGGCGAAGGCAAGAACCCGGACGACTACGAGCAAGTCAAAGACATCTTGGATGTCTGGTTCGATTCCGGCTCGACGCATGTCTTCACGGTGGAAGAGCCGATTGAGCCGTCGTGGTTCCAGAAGGACTTCGCCGATCTTTATCTCGAAGGCTCCGATCAGCATCGCGGCTGGTTCCAGTCTTCGCTGTTGGAAGGCTGCGGCACCAAAGGCCACCCGCCGTACAAGGCGGTGCTCACCCATGGCTTCGTCCTGGATGAGAAGGGCTACAAGATGTCGAAATCGCTCGGCAACACGGTGCTGCCGCAGACGATCGCCGATCAGAACGGCGCCGACATCCTGCGCCTCTGGGCGGCCTCGTCCGATTTCACGCAGGATTTGCGTATCGGCGGCGAGATCATCAAGGCCAACGTCGAATCCTATCGCCGTCTGCGCAACACCATCCGCTTCATGCTCGCCAATCTCGCGGGCTTTGCGGAAGAAGAGCGCATTGCCGTCAGCGAAATGCCGGAGCTGGAACGCTATATCCTGGCCAAGCTCGCCGAGCTCGACGCGCTGGTGAAGGAAGGCTACGCGGAATACGACTTCAACCGCGTCTTCAACGCCATCTTCAACTTCTGCACCAACGAACTCTCGGCGCTCTACTTCGACATCCGCAAGGACGCGCTCTATTGCGATAAGGCGACGTCTGTCCGCCGTCGCGCCTGCCGCACGGTGACCGATGAAGTCTTCCGCCGCATCGTGACCTGGCTGGCGCCCGTTCTGGTCTTCACCATGGAGGAAGCCTGGACGCTTCGTTACCCGAATGAAAGCGTCCATCTGCAAACCTTCACGGATGTGCCCGAAGGCTGGGCCGCGCCCGCGCTGATCGAGAAGTGGACCCGCATTCGCGCCCTTCGTCGCGTCGTGACCGGTGCCCTCGAAGTGGCCCGCCGCGATAAGGTGATCGGCGCCAGCCTCGAAGCTGCCCCGGTGCTTTATGTGTCGGACGAAGCGGACGTCGATCTCCTCAAGGGCTTGGATCTGGCGGAAATCGCCATCACCTCAGGCGCCCATGTTTCGCAGCAGGAGCCGCCCGCAGATGCCTTCCGCCTCGCCGAGGTTGCAGGCGTCGCAGTTGCATTCCATCATGCCCAAGGCGACAAATGCGCGCGCTGCTGGATGGTACTACCTGACGTAGGCAAAAATGCCGATCATCCGGATCTGTGCGGGCGTTGCAGTGGGGCGGTGGGCTAG
- the gor gene encoding glutathione-disulfide reductase, translating to MAKFDFDLFVIGGGSGGVRAARVTASLGFKVGVAEGSRMGGTCVIRGCVPKKLYVYASRFVEDFELAPSFGWDVGHPKFDWATLVKNKEREITRIEAVYKGGVENAGATVYPEYAAFEDEHTIRLSSGKLITADKILIATGGKPQRDLAGAPGAQFCDVSDDAFDWPKLPKKLIVAGGGYIALEFANIFHAFGVDTTVVVRKNKVLRGFDEDMRDALQASMERRGIKILTERMFTAVEKEGNTIIAKTTAGERLEADKMLLAWGRVPNTQGLGLEKVGIVTGKNGRIDVDGYSRTTVENIYALGDVTERINLTPVAIHEAMCFVKTVFQDTPTKPDHHLVATAVFTTPEIGTVGMSEESALQHGHAIDVYKSTFRPMKIVMAGMQERMVMKLIVEQKTDKVLGCHILGHDAAEIIQIVAVALKMGATKAQFDATIALHPSVAEELVTMRTKSYSKAP from the coding sequence ATGGCCAAATTCGATTTCGATCTCTTTGTCATCGGTGGCGGTTCAGGCGGGGTGCGCGCGGCGCGCGTGACGGCCAGCCTCGGCTTCAAGGTGGGCGTGGCCGAAGGCTCGCGCATGGGCGGCACCTGTGTGATCCGCGGCTGCGTGCCGAAGAAACTCTATGTCTATGCCAGCCGGTTTGTGGAGGATTTCGAACTTGCCCCGAGCTTTGGCTGGGATGTCGGCCATCCGAAATTCGATTGGGCCACCCTTGTCAAAAACAAGGAACGCGAGATCACTCGCATCGAGGCGGTCTATAAGGGCGGTGTTGAGAATGCGGGCGCCACGGTCTATCCCGAATATGCTGCCTTCGAAGATGAACACACCATCCGGCTTTCCAGCGGTAAGCTGATCACGGCGGATAAGATTTTGATCGCCACCGGCGGTAAGCCACAGCGCGATCTCGCCGGCGCGCCGGGCGCGCAATTCTGCGATGTCTCCGACGACGCTTTTGATTGGCCCAAATTGCCCAAGAAGCTGATCGTGGCGGGCGGCGGTTATATCGCGCTCGAATTCGCCAACATCTTCCACGCCTTTGGTGTCGATACCACGGTGGTGGTGCGTAAAAACAAAGTGCTGCGCGGCTTCGATGAAGATATGCGCGACGCCTTGCAGGCCTCAATGGAGCGCCGCGGCATCAAGATTTTGACCGAGCGCATGTTCACCGCGGTCGAAAAAGAGGGCAACACGATCATCGCCAAGACCACGGCAGGCGAAAGGCTGGAAGCCGATAAGATGCTGCTCGCCTGGGGCCGCGTGCCGAACACGCAAGGCTTGGGGCTGGAGAAGGTCGGCATCGTCACGGGCAAGAATGGCCGTATCGATGTGGATGGCTATTCGCGCACCACAGTGGAAAACATCTATGCCTTGGGCGATGTCACCGAGCGGATCAATCTCACCCCGGTCGCGATCCACGAGGCGATGTGTTTTGTGAAGACCGTTTTCCAGGATACGCCGACCAAGCCTGATCATCATCTCGTCGCCACGGCGGTCTTCACCACGCCGGAAATCGGCACCGTCGGCATGTCGGAAGAAAGCGCGCTGCAGCACGGTCACGCCATCGACGTCTACAAGTCCACCTTCCGGCCGATGAAGATCGTGATGGCGGGCATGCAGGAACGTATGGTGATGAAGCTCATCGTCGAGCAGAAGACCGACAAGGTGCTCGGCTGCCATATTCTCGGCCACGACGCCGCGGAAATCATCCAGATCGTCGCCGTCGCCCTCAAGATGGGCGCCACCAAGGCTCAGTTTGATGCCACCATCGCGCTGCATCCCTCTGTCGCTGAGGAACTCGTGACCATGCGCACCAAGTCCTATTCGAAAGCGCCGTGA
- a CDS encoding TIGR01459 family HAD-type hydrolase produces the protein MNGFPVLTPGLGSIAGEYDALICDVWGVVHDGVAAYPRAVEALTRFRKERGPVVLLSNAPRPPDGVAAILDKMGVSREAYDAIVTSGGAARRELIAQAQGKILKLHHIGPERDNPVYDGLDVALVGPDQAEIVLCTGLFDDDNETPADYAESLAVLREQGLTMICANPDMFAPRGGKLVHCAGGIAKAYENIGGDVIYYGKPKPPIYGDVLKYFSPESRVLVVGDALETDIAGANTMSLDALFVAHGLHKDELVDLTDAALAKLFGHHGLKARAALDILKW, from the coding sequence ATGAACGGTTTTCCTGTCCTGACCCCAGGCCTTGGCTCCATTGCGGGCGAGTACGACGCGCTGATTTGTGATGTTTGGGGCGTGGTGCATGACGGCGTTGCAGCCTATCCGCGAGCCGTGGAGGCGCTCACGCGTTTTCGCAAAGAGCGCGGGCCGGTTGTGCTTCTCTCTAATGCACCCAGGCCGCCCGATGGGGTTGCTGCGATTCTCGACAAAATGGGTGTCTCGCGTGAGGCCTATGATGCCATCGTGACCAGCGGCGGCGCGGCGCGGCGTGAGCTCATCGCCCAGGCGCAAGGCAAGATCCTGAAGCTGCATCACATCGGGCCCGAGCGGGACAACCCGGTCTATGATGGCCTCGACGTGGCATTGGTCGGCCCGGATCAAGCGGAGATCGTTCTCTGCACCGGCCTTTTCGACGACGATAACGAAACCCCGGCCGATTACGCCGAGAGCCTCGCGGTGCTGCGTGAGCAGGGGCTCACCATGATCTGTGCCAATCCCGATATGTTCGCCCCGCGTGGGGGAAAACTGGTGCATTGCGCCGGGGGTATCGCCAAGGCCTATGAAAATATCGGCGGGGATGTCATTTATTACGGCAAGCCGAAGCCACCGATTTACGGCGATGTCTTGAAGTATTTTTCGCCGGAATCGCGGGTTTTGGTGGTCGGGGATGCCCTCGAGACGGATATAGCTGGTGCCAACACCATGAGCTTGGATGCCTTGTTTGTGGCGCATGGCCTCCATAAGGACGAGCTGGTGGACTTGACCGATGCGGCGCTCGCCAAATTGTTTGGCCATCACGGGCTGAAGGCCAGGGCAGCGCTCGACATTCTGAAGTGGTAA